The following are encoded together in the bacterium genome:
- a CDS encoding CocE/NonD family hydrolase produces the protein MIVEWDAGIRMDDGVVVRADIFRPDGDGRHPVLLTYGPYAKGLPFQQGYPDQWNRLVEQHPDVLHGSSGRYQSWETPDPEKWVPDGYVCVRVDSRGAGRSPGFLDPFSPRETRDLYDCIEWAGAQPWSNGRVGLAGISYYAINQWHAAALQPPHLAAICPWEGAADWYRDMTRHGGILCDFWGNWMKKQVVTVQHGVGDRGPVNPNTGEPVAGADTLSDGQRAANRVDLRGAALARPLDGAYYRERSPDWSRVTVPLLSAANWGGQGLHPRGNFEGFLRAASARKWLEVHGLEHWTHFYTDYGRTLQRRFFDCYLKGVRNGWEDQPRVLLQIRHPDRFEQRAEDAWPIPRTQWTPWYLDARARTLSARPVEPAASAIYDALGPGIVFSTPPFPDATEITGPAAARLFLSSSTTDADVFLVLQAFDAAGREIDFQGALDPHTPIGNGWLRASHRQLDPDLSTPWRPYHAHDRAEPLTPGRVYQLDVEIWPTSIVVPAGGRLSLAILGRDFERPGPSLEMQSFVTPFRGSGPFVHTDPDDRPAAVFGGQNTVHTGGSNAAFVVLPVIPH, from the coding sequence ATGATCGTCGAATGGGACGCGGGCATCCGCATGGATGACGGCGTCGTCGTGCGGGCCGACATTTTCCGGCCGGACGGCGACGGGCGTCATCCCGTGCTGCTGACGTACGGGCCGTATGCCAAGGGCCTGCCGTTTCAGCAAGGGTACCCCGACCAATGGAACCGCCTCGTCGAGCAGCACCCCGACGTGCTCCACGGCTCCTCCGGACGCTACCAGAGCTGGGAGACGCCCGATCCCGAAAAGTGGGTGCCGGACGGCTACGTCTGCGTGCGCGTCGACTCGCGCGGCGCCGGACGCTCGCCCGGGTTCCTCGATCCGTTCTCGCCGCGCGAGACCCGCGACCTCTACGACTGCATCGAGTGGGCCGGGGCGCAGCCGTGGAGCAACGGCCGCGTCGGCCTCGCGGGGATCTCGTACTATGCGATCAACCAGTGGCACGCGGCCGCGCTGCAGCCGCCGCATCTCGCCGCGATCTGTCCCTGGGAAGGCGCGGCGGACTGGTATCGCGACATGACGCGCCACGGCGGGATCCTCTGCGATTTCTGGGGCAACTGGATGAAGAAGCAGGTGGTGACGGTCCAGCACGGCGTGGGCGACCGCGGTCCGGTCAATCCCAACACCGGAGAACCGGTCGCCGGTGCGGACACGCTGTCCGACGGACAACGCGCGGCGAACCGCGTCGATCTGCGCGGCGCCGCCCTCGCCCGGCCGCTCGACGGGGCGTATTATCGGGAGCGCTCTCCCGATTGGTCGCGCGTGACCGTGCCGCTGCTCTCCGCGGCGAACTGGGGCGGCCAGGGGCTGCATCCCCGCGGCAACTTCGAGGGGTTCCTGCGGGCCGCTTCCGCCCGGAAGTGGCTCGAAGTGCACGGGCTGGAGCACTGGACGCACTTCTACACCGATTACGGCCGGACGCTGCAGCGGCGGTTCTTCGATTGTTATCTCAAGGGCGTCCGAAACGGCTGGGAAGACCAGCCGCGCGTGCTGTTGCAGATCCGGCACCCCGACCGGTTTGAGCAGCGGGCGGAGGACGCCTGGCCGATTCCACGGACGCAGTGGACGCCCTGGTACTTGGACGCGCGCGCGCGGACGCTGTCCGCGCGACCGGTCGAGCCGGCCGCCAGCGCGATCTACGACGCGCTCGGGCCGGGGATCGTCTTCTCGACCCCGCCGTTCCCGGACGCGACCGAGATCACCGGCCCGGCGGCGGCCCGCCTGTTTCTGTCGTCGAGCACGACCGACGCGGATGTCTTTCTCGTGCTGCAGGCGTTCGACGCGGCGGGCCGGGAGATCGACTTTCAGGGCGCGCTCGATCCGCACACGCCGATCGGCAACGGATGGCTCCGCGCGTCGCATCGCCAGCTCGATCCCGACCTGTCGACACCGTGGCGGCCCTACCATGCGCACGACCGCGCCGAGCCGCTCACGCCCGGCCGGGTCTACCAACTGGACGTGGAGATCTGGCCGACCTCGATCGTCGTCCCGGCGGGCGGCCGTCTCTCGCTCGCGATCCTCGGCCGCGACTTCGAGCGGCCGGGGCCCAGCCTCGAGATGCAGTCGTTCGTGACGCCCTTCCGCGGATCCGGACCCTTCGTGCACACGGATCCCGACGATCGGCCGGCCGCGGTCTTCGGCGGCCAAAACACCGTGCATACCGGAGGATCCAACGCCGCCTTTGTAGTGCTGCCGGTGATCCCGCATTGA
- a CDS encoding ABC transporter permease, producing MTVQEASSAVTPRRAVARRGWGSRALGSYESAIYAALFLVVVVVSLAAPRFLSSDNLFEVARNFSFIAAAGVGEAIVIIAGGGGIDLSVGSVMGLGGVATTKLLGLNMGLVPAIVLGVGAGWACGAVNGFLVTKARMTPLIPTLGMLSIAHGLALVITQGYPLSSLGPAGSAFVALGAGYLGPVPNPVVYMAVVVFMGWFVLTHTPFGYNLYAVGGSDEASHLSGIRVARVRLAAYMISGALAALTGILLAARLSVGDATTGQGEELNVIAAAVIGGVSLLGGQGSVLGLFAGAALIGVLLNAMVLIGVPAFWQEVVIGTTIIVAVLLDRLRIRLSRD from the coding sequence ATGACGGTGCAGGAGGCGAGTTCGGCTGTGACGCCGCGCCGCGCCGTCGCCCGGCGGGGATGGGGCAGCCGGGCGCTCGGATCGTACGAGTCGGCGATTTACGCGGCGCTGTTCCTCGTCGTCGTCGTGGTGTCGCTCGCGGCGCCGCGATTCCTGTCGTCCGACAACCTCTTTGAAGTCGCGCGCAACTTCTCGTTCATCGCCGCGGCGGGCGTCGGCGAGGCGATCGTGATTATCGCGGGCGGCGGCGGGATCGATCTTTCCGTGGGATCCGTCATGGGGCTCGGCGGCGTCGCGACCACCAAGCTCCTCGGGCTCAACATGGGGCTCGTGCCCGCGATCGTCCTGGGCGTCGGGGCCGGCTGGGCGTGCGGGGCGGTGAACGGGTTCCTTGTGACCAAGGCCCGGATGACCCCGCTCATCCCGACGCTCGGCATGCTGTCGATCGCCCACGGTCTCGCGCTCGTCATCACGCAGGGCTACCCGCTGTCGTCGCTCGGCCCCGCCGGATCGGCGTTCGTGGCGCTGGGCGCCGGATACCTCGGCCCGGTGCCCAATCCGGTGGTGTACATGGCCGTGGTGGTGTTCATGGGCTGGTTCGTCCTCACGCATACGCCGTTTGGCTACAATCTCTACGCCGTCGGCGGCAGCGACGAGGCGAGCCACCTCAGCGGGATCCGCGTCGCCCGAGTGCGCCTCGCGGCCTATATGATCAGCGGGGCGCTGGCGGCCCTGACGGGCATCCTGCTGGCCGCCCGGCTCTCCGTCGGGGATGCCACCACGGGACAGGGCGAGGAACTCAACGTGATCGCCGCCGCGGTCATCGGGGGCGTGAGCCTCCTCGGCGGCCAGGGTTCCGTGCTCGGCCTGTTCGCAGGAGCCGCGCTGATCGGCGTGCTCCTGAACGCGATGGTGCTGATCGGCGTCCCGGCGTTCTGGCAGGAGGTGGTGATTGGGACCACGATCATCGTCGCGGTGCTCCTGGACCGGCTGCGGATCCGGCTGAGCCGCGACTAG
- a CDS encoding kelch repeat-containing protein has product MRRRTLLASAVGALTANAIDRMMPGRWGSGSGSVAFAQVSPGGPQGRWIPPLAPVPQPTEELAGAAANGKLYATQGLLPGFRPAGLVYEYDPAVNTWTKKQPMAHATHHAAVAVFNNRIYVFGGFVLPQSGPPGWVAVNDAWEYEPASDAWRRRAPMPTARGAAGAAVVNGRIYVVGGAGPLPNSRDQAIRPGGPQQSLGTVEEYDPVANRWRPRRPMPTARNHLAVEGAGGRVYAIGGRLGGAFIIAMPGNVDLTQEYDPVTDVWLTKAAMPTARSGVSSAALGGFIYVAGGELRTYEYLAAYRAFEAYDPAGDVWYRLPPMPIPRHEAAMAALGNRIHVIGGDVQSAIVPPPAGVNFVAAQHDAFEVAA; this is encoded by the coding sequence ATGCGCAGGCGGACGTTGCTCGCGTCGGCGGTGGGAGCGCTCACGGCCAATGCCATCGACCGCATGATGCCGGGGCGATGGGGTTCGGGGTCGGGCTCGGTTGCATTCGCCCAGGTGAGTCCCGGCGGTCCGCAAGGACGCTGGATCCCACCGTTGGCGCCGGTTCCCCAGCCGACAGAAGAGCTGGCCGGCGCCGCCGCAAACGGGAAGCTGTACGCGACGCAGGGCCTGCTGCCCGGCTTTAGGCCGGCGGGCCTGGTCTACGAGTACGATCCGGCGGTCAACACGTGGACCAAGAAACAACCGATGGCCCACGCGACCCATCACGCGGCGGTCGCCGTCTTCAACAACAGGATCTACGTCTTCGGCGGCTTCGTCCTGCCGCAGTCCGGGCCCCCCGGCTGGGTGGCCGTCAACGACGCCTGGGAATACGAGCCGGCCTCCGACGCGTGGCGGCGGCGGGCGCCGATGCCGACGGCGCGCGGGGCCGCGGGCGCCGCGGTCGTCAACGGCCGGATCTACGTCGTCGGCGGGGCGGGGCCGCTGCCGAATTCGCGCGATCAGGCGATCCGCCCGGGCGGGCCGCAGCAGTCGCTCGGCACGGTGGAAGAATACGATCCGGTGGCCAACCGGTGGCGGCCGCGCCGCCCGATGCCGACGGCGCGCAATCACCTGGCGGTCGAGGGCGCCGGCGGCAGAGTCTACGCGATCGGAGGCCGGCTCGGCGGCGCGTTCATCATCGCGATGCCCGGCAACGTCGACCTCACGCAGGAGTACGATCCGGTGACGGACGTGTGGCTCACCAAGGCGGCCATGCCCACCGCGCGCAGCGGAGTCAGCTCCGCCGCGCTCGGCGGCTTCATCTACGTCGCGGGCGGGGAATTGCGGACGTACGAGTACCTCGCCGCGTACCGGGCCTTCGAGGCGTACGATCCGGCCGGAGACGTCTGGTACCGGCTGCCGCCGATGCCGATCCCGCGGCACGAGGCGGCGATGGCGGCGCTCGGCAACCGCATCCACGTGATCGGCGGCGACGTCCAGTCCGCGATCGTGCCGCCGCCGGCCGGCGTTAATTTTGTGGCGGCGCAGCACGATGCGTTCGAGGTGGCCGCCTGA
- a CDS encoding sugar-binding protein, with amino-acid sequence MCRWRVSGAAVLAVLLAGSLVLGTSPARGAKRLVFAVVPKAINNPFYNEVRRGCEDEARKLGVTCDFTGPTVTEIQPQMQVLESLVQRHVDGMAIAPVDGKAAVPLIDSAMGKGIAVVTFDSDAAPGSKRLAFIGTDNYAGGVALGKQFARALPGGGKYVIITGGLGAENLNERIKGVHDGLKQAGVAAKFIEQSGSPFPCNDDVNRAVQLIEQAIIAHPDLAGVVPVGGWPLFAPEAFKQALKPKTAAMAAGKFAIVSFDTLQQELQLLKAGYVSALVGQRPYEMGADSILALNNYVTKKVKPQDPWHTGLDVVTKVNVAQFLK; translated from the coding sequence ATGTGCAGGTGGCGGGTTTCTGGGGCGGCCGTCCTGGCCGTCCTGCTGGCGGGCTCGTTGGTGCTCGGCACATCCCCGGCCCGCGGCGCGAAGCGCCTGGTGTTCGCGGTCGTGCCGAAGGCGATCAACAACCCGTTCTACAACGAGGTCCGGCGGGGATGTGAAGATGAAGCCAGGAAGCTCGGCGTGACGTGCGATTTTACGGGGCCGACGGTCACCGAGATCCAGCCGCAGATGCAGGTGTTGGAGAGTCTGGTCCAGCGGCACGTGGACGGAATGGCGATCGCCCCGGTCGACGGCAAGGCGGCGGTGCCGCTCATCGACAGCGCCATGGGCAAGGGGATCGCGGTCGTGACGTTCGATTCCGACGCGGCGCCGGGATCGAAGCGCCTGGCGTTCATCGGGACCGACAACTACGCCGGCGGCGTCGCCCTCGGGAAGCAGTTCGCGCGGGCCCTGCCCGGCGGCGGCAAGTACGTGATCATCACGGGCGGACTTGGCGCGGAGAACCTCAACGAGCGGATCAAGGGAGTCCACGACGGCCTCAAACAGGCCGGCGTCGCCGCGAAGTTCATCGAACAGTCCGGATCGCCGTTCCCGTGCAACGATGACGTCAACCGGGCGGTGCAGCTCATCGAGCAGGCCATCATCGCGCACCCGGATCTGGCCGGGGTCGTGCCGGTCGGGGGGTGGCCGCTGTTCGCGCCCGAGGCGTTCAAGCAGGCGCTGAAGCCGAAGACGGCGGCGATGGCCGCGGGGAAGTTCGCGATCGTCTCCTTCGACACGCTGCAGCAGGAGCTGCAGCTGCTGAAGGCCGGCTACGTGAGCGCGCTCGTCGGCCAGCGGCCCTACGAGATGGGCGCGGACAGCATCCTTGCCCTCAACAACTATGTCACGAAGAAGGTCAAGCCGCAGGATCCTTGGCACACCGGTCTCGACGTGGTGACGAAGGTCAACGTCGCCCAGTTCCTCAAGTAG